The Pseudanabaena sp. FACHB-2040 genome segment CGACACCAACCCACAAAAGGGGCCTAGACAGACCAGTACGCTTTGATTTGCCCGTCTACACTAAGAGTTTTATACTCGCGCTAGCGTCACCTGCTCAGGCTGGTCTTGGTACTTGCCGCGACGGGCTTCGTAGCTGACCTGGCACTGCTCGCCTTCAAAGAAAATGAGCTGCACCACGCCTTCGTTGGCATACATGCGGCAGTCGGCGCTAGAGGAGTTGGAAAACTCCAGGGTCAGGTGACCACGCCAACCAGCTTCTGCGGGCGTGAGGTTGGCGACAATGCCACAGCGGGCATAAGTACTTTTACCAATGCAAATAACGCTGATGTTGTCGGGCACCGAGATTCTTTCTAGCGCAACTCCCAAGCCGTAACTATGGGCTGGAAGGATAAAGTAGCTGCCGTTTTCATCGGTGCGGAGGGCGGTAGGTTCTAGGTTGTCGGGGTTGAAGTTTTTGGGATCAACCACAGTCCCAGGAATGTGGCGGAAGATGCGAAATTCAGAGGGCGACAGGCGAATGTCGTAGCCGTAGGAAGAGAGGCCGTAGCTAATCACTGGGCGCTTTACACCCAGAGTATCTAGGTCAATGTGGCGCACTAGCTTTGGCTCAAACGGCTCAATCATGCCCTCTTGGGCCATTTGATTAATCCAGGCATCGTTTTTGATCATGGTTTTCCCTGGCTTAGTGTGATTTGTGGGTTTAGGTTGCTTGGGTCAATCTAACCTGTTTGATTGGCCTATTAATCGCGCTGTGCTTGCCAACCTGCGGAGATTATTAAGGGAGGAAGTTGCGCCGAAATTGGGTGACCTGATCAGCGACCTCTAGGATCGAATCGGGCATTGCTGGCCCTGTCAAGACCACATCTACCTGAGGCGGGCGCTGCTTGAGAAAATGCAGGACTTCGGCTTCGGCAATGAGGCCGTAGGTCATAGCCAGGCTCAGCTCGTCTAGCACGACCAAGGCATAGCGTCCCTGCTGGACAACTCGCTGGGTGTGCTGCCACAGGTCTTGAATGGCTATCCGGTCTTCGTCGGTAACGTCGGAGGTATGAACGCAGTGAGCCATGTCGCTGCGAACCCAATCAAGGTTTTGCCCCAACTGCATAGGTTGGTCTGCCCCTTGACCAATGCCTCCCTTGAGAAACTGCACGACCAGCACCGGAGTTCCCTGTCCGGCGGTGCGGAGCG includes the following:
- the dcd gene encoding dCTP deaminase, with the translated sequence MIKNDAWINQMAQEGMIEPFEPKLVRHIDLDTLGVKRPVISYGLSSYGYDIRLSPSEFRIFRHIPGTVVDPKNFNPDNLEPTALRTDENGSYFILPAHSYGLGVALERISVPDNISVICIGKSTYARCGIVANLTPAEAGWRGHLTLEFSNSSSADCRMYANEGVVQLIFFEGEQCQVSYEARRGKYQDQPEQVTLARV
- a CDS encoding P-loop NTPase family protein; the encoded protein is MVSQLTTSNLTAIPKPSIVRHPLLQTVEGTVQVFTSAHRSFFTNVMVQALRTAGQGTPVLVVQFLKGGIGQGADQPMQLGQNLDWVRSDMAHCVHTSDVTDEDRIAIQDLWQHTQRVVQQGRYALVVLDELSLAMTYGLIAEAEVLHFLKQRPPQVDVVLTGPAMPDSILEVADQVTQFRRNFLP